A stretch of the Gymnogyps californianus isolate 813 chromosome 15, ASM1813914v2, whole genome shotgun sequence genome encodes the following:
- the KDELR2 gene encoding ER lumen protein-retaining receptor 2 isoform X1 gives MNIFRLTGDLSHLAAIIILLLKIWKSRSCAGISGKSQLLFALVFTTRYLDLFTSFISLYNTSMKLIYIACSYATVYLIYMKFKATYDGNHDTFRVEFLIVPVGGLSFLVNHDFSPLEILWTFSIYLESVAILPQLFMISKTGEAETITTHYLFFLGLYRALYLVNWIWRYYFEGFFDLIAVVAGVVQTVLYCDFFYLYVTKVLKGKKLSLPA, from the exons ATGAACATCTTCCGCCTCACCGGGGACTTGTCCCACCTGGCGGCCATCATCATCCTGCTGCTCAAGATCTGGAAGAGCCGCTCCTGCGCGG GTATTTCTGGGAAAAGCCAGCTTCTGTTTGCACTGGTCTTCACTACCCGTTATCTGGACCTCTTCACTTCATTCATTTCATTGTATAACACATCTATGAAG CTTATCTACATTGCTTGCTCGTATGCCACTGTGTATCTGATCTACATGAAATTCAAGGCTACCTATGATGGAAACCATGATACATTCAGAGTGGAGTTTCTGATAGTTCCTGTTGGTGGACTCTCATTTCTTGTCAATCATGACTTCTCTCCTCTGGAG atactGTGGACCTTCTCCATCTATCTTGAATCAGTTGCTATTCTCCCTCAACTTTTTATGATCAGCAAAACTGGTGAAGCAGAGACGATCACTACTCACTATCTTTTCTTCTTGGGTCTGTACCGTGCCTTGTACTTAGTCAACTGGATTTGGCGCTACTATTTTGAGGGATTTTTTGACCTCATAGCTGTTGTTGCTGGTGTGGTCCAGACCGTTCTTTACTGTGACTTCTTCTATTTGTATGTTACAAAAG
- the KDELR2 gene encoding ER lumen protein-retaining receptor 2 isoform X2: MKLIYIACSYATVYLIYMKFKATYDGNHDTFRVEFLIVPVGGLSFLVNHDFSPLEILWTFSIYLESVAILPQLFMISKTGEAETITTHYLFFLGLYRALYLVNWIWRYYFEGFFDLIAVVAGVVQTVLYCDFFYLYVTKVLKGKKLSLPA, encoded by the exons ATGAAG CTTATCTACATTGCTTGCTCGTATGCCACTGTGTATCTGATCTACATGAAATTCAAGGCTACCTATGATGGAAACCATGATACATTCAGAGTGGAGTTTCTGATAGTTCCTGTTGGTGGACTCTCATTTCTTGTCAATCATGACTTCTCTCCTCTGGAG atactGTGGACCTTCTCCATCTATCTTGAATCAGTTGCTATTCTCCCTCAACTTTTTATGATCAGCAAAACTGGTGAAGCAGAGACGATCACTACTCACTATCTTTTCTTCTTGGGTCTGTACCGTGCCTTGTACTTAGTCAACTGGATTTGGCGCTACTATTTTGAGGGATTTTTTGACCTCATAGCTGTTGTTGCTGGTGTGGTCCAGACCGTTCTTTACTGTGACTTCTTCTATTTGTATGTTACAAAAG